The Xanthomonas sp. CFBP 8443 genome has a window encoding:
- a CDS encoding DHA2 family efflux MFS transporter permease subunit, translated as MNEAAAAPAAGAGAQQKADAGAWLAVAAGTIGSFMATLDISIVNAALPTIQGEVGASGTEGTWISTAYLVAEIVMIPLTGWFVRTLGLRNFLLICALLFTFFSVVCGLSSSLSMMILGRVGQGFAGGALIPTALTIVATRLPPAQQTMGTALFGMTVILGPVIGPLLGGWLTENVSWHYAFFINVPICAGLVALLLLGLPHERMNLRGLLDADWLGIFGLTAGLGALTVVLEEGQRERWFESSEIVLLSVVSLVGFVALGASQFLSRQPVIRLSILRQRSFSAVFVMVMAVGMILFGVMYMIPQFLATISGYNTEQSGYVVLLSGVPTVLLMPLMPKMLMRVDVRMLVIGGLSCFAVACFVNMRLSAESVGMHFVAGQLLQGCGLALAMMSLNQAAISSVPPDLAGDASGLFNAARNMGGSIGLALISTFQERRMVFHTQMIGSGTSANSPLAQDYLHGVAAQLQSSAGAGAAMQSVAQLARLVQQQALVMTYNDLFWIFGVIVVCTIPLAFLLKPLPKGGAPLAMH; from the coding sequence GTGAACGAGGCCGCCGCTGCCCCGGCGGCGGGCGCGGGCGCGCAGCAGAAGGCCGACGCCGGCGCGTGGCTGGCGGTGGCCGCCGGCACCATCGGCTCGTTCATGGCGACGCTGGACATCTCCATCGTCAACGCGGCGCTGCCGACCATCCAGGGCGAGGTCGGCGCCAGCGGCACCGAAGGCACCTGGATCTCCACCGCCTACCTGGTCGCCGAGATCGTGATGATCCCGCTGACCGGCTGGTTCGTGCGCACCCTGGGGCTGCGCAACTTCCTGCTGATCTGCGCGCTGCTGTTCACCTTCTTTTCGGTGGTGTGCGGCTTGTCCAGCAGCCTGAGCATGATGATTCTCGGCCGCGTCGGCCAGGGCTTCGCCGGTGGCGCGTTGATCCCCACCGCGTTGACCATCGTCGCCACGCGCCTGCCGCCGGCGCAGCAGACCATGGGCACGGCGCTGTTCGGCATGACCGTGATCCTGGGGCCGGTGATCGGGCCGCTGCTCGGCGGCTGGCTGACCGAGAACGTCAGCTGGCACTATGCGTTCTTCATCAACGTGCCGATCTGCGCCGGGCTGGTGGCGCTGCTGCTGCTCGGCCTGCCGCACGAGCGCATGAACCTGCGCGGGTTGCTCGACGCCGACTGGCTCGGCATCTTCGGCCTGACTGCCGGACTCGGCGCGCTGACCGTGGTGCTGGAGGAAGGCCAGCGCGAGCGCTGGTTCGAATCCTCGGAGATCGTGCTGCTGAGCGTGGTGTCGCTGGTCGGCTTCGTCGCCCTGGGCGCCTCGCAGTTCCTTAGCCGGCAACCGGTGATCCGCCTGTCGATCCTGCGGCAGCGCAGTTTCAGCGCGGTGTTCGTGATGGTGATGGCGGTGGGCATGATCCTGTTCGGGGTCATGTACATGATCCCGCAGTTCCTGGCCACGATCTCCGGCTACAACACCGAGCAGTCCGGCTACGTGGTGCTGCTGTCCGGCGTGCCGACGGTGCTGCTGATGCCGTTGATGCCGAAGATGCTGATGCGCGTGGACGTGCGCATGCTGGTGATCGGCGGGCTGAGCTGTTTCGCCGTCGCCTGCTTCGTCAACATGCGCCTCAGCGCCGAGTCGGTGGGCATGCATTTCGTGGCCGGCCAGCTGTTGCAGGGCTGCGGCCTGGCGCTGGCGATGATGTCGCTGAACCAGGCCGCGATCTCCTCGGTGCCGCCGGACCTGGCCGGCGACGCCTCCGGGCTGTTCAACGCCGCGCGCAACATGGGCGGCTCGATCGGCCTGGCGCTGATCTCCACCTTCCAGGAGCGGCGCATGGTGTTCCACACGCAGATGATCGGCAGCGGCACCAGCGCCAACTCGCCGCTGGCGCAGGACTATCTGCACGGCGTCGCCGCGCAGCTGCAGTCCAGCGCCGGCGCCGGCGCGGCGATGCAGTCGGTGGCGCAGCTGGCGCGGCTGGTGCAGCAGCAGGCGCTGGTGATGACCTACAACGACCTGTTCTGGATCTTCGGGGTGATCGTGGTGTGCACGATCCCGCTGGCGTTCCTGCTCAAACCGCTGCCCAAGGGCGGCGCTCCGCTCGCGATGCATTGA
- a CDS encoding HlyD family secretion protein, with protein sequence MSTHDPDPTQTQRQAASDDGRAAPAQGDGTQPDKPSPLKNPKVKWTLLLIGLVVVVGLVAWLVYYLTTGRYLQDTNNAYLQADSVAVAPRVNGYVTAVFVGDNQTVKAGQPLLQIDERTYRATQQQAQAVVAVRQADIAAAEAALQAQRATLLQARTQVTAAAASLRFAQAEARRFAPLAASGADTHEHYESIVHDRDRAQAQYDAAKAQVAAAESQLLGAGAQLDQARAGLQQAQADADQAQVAMEDTRLTARIDGRIGDKTVQVGQFVAAGTRLMSVVPVDALYLSANFKETQVGLMRPGQPARIEVDALSGVELDGVVESIAPGTGSQFALLPPENATGNFTKVVQRVPVRIRLKAGAEARKVLVPGMSVTVTVDTRAAKDAKQRVEQEGEQGEGRP encoded by the coding sequence TTGAGCACCCACGACCCAGATCCCACGCAGACGCAACGGCAGGCGGCTTCGGACGATGGCCGGGCCGCGCCGGCCCAGGGCGATGGCACGCAGCCGGACAAGCCCTCGCCGCTGAAGAACCCCAAGGTGAAATGGACTCTGCTGCTGATCGGCCTGGTGGTCGTGGTCGGCCTGGTCGCATGGCTGGTCTATTACCTGACCACCGGCCGCTACCTGCAGGACACCAACAACGCCTACCTGCAGGCCGACTCGGTGGCGGTGGCGCCGCGGGTCAACGGCTACGTGACCGCGGTGTTCGTCGGCGACAACCAGACGGTCAAGGCCGGGCAGCCGCTGCTGCAGATCGACGAACGCACCTATCGCGCCACGCAGCAGCAGGCGCAGGCCGTGGTCGCGGTGCGCCAGGCCGACATCGCCGCCGCCGAGGCCGCCCTGCAGGCGCAGCGCGCGACGCTGCTGCAGGCGCGCACCCAGGTCACCGCGGCCGCCGCCAGCCTGCGCTTCGCCCAGGCCGAGGCCAGGCGTTTCGCGCCGCTGGCCGCGTCCGGCGCCGATACCCACGAGCACTACGAGAGCATCGTCCACGATCGCGATCGCGCCCAGGCCCAGTACGACGCGGCCAAGGCGCAGGTTGCCGCCGCCGAGAGCCAACTGCTGGGCGCGGGCGCGCAGCTCGACCAGGCCCGCGCCGGGCTGCAGCAGGCGCAGGCCGATGCCGACCAGGCGCAGGTGGCGATGGAGGACACCCGGCTGACCGCGCGCATCGACGGCCGCATCGGCGACAAGACCGTGCAGGTCGGCCAGTTCGTCGCCGCCGGCACCCGCTTGATGAGCGTGGTGCCGGTCGATGCGCTGTACCTGAGCGCCAATTTCAAGGAGACCCAGGTCGGGCTGATGCGGCCCGGGCAGCCGGCGCGGATCGAGGTCGATGCGCTGTCCGGGGTCGAACTGGATGGCGTGGTCGAGAGCATCGCGCCGGGCACCGGCTCGCAGTTCGCGTTGCTGCCGCCGGAGAACGCCACCGGCAACTTCACCAAGGTGGTGCAGCGGGTCCCGGTGCGGATCCGGCTCAAGGCCGGCGCGGAGGCGCGCAAGGTGCTGGTGCCGGGCATGTCGGTGACGGTCACGGTGGATACGCGTGCGGCCAAGGACGCCAAGCAGCGGGTCGAGCAGGAAGGCGAGCAGGGCGAGGGCCGGCCGTGA
- a CDS encoding extracellular solute-binding protein translates to MKRRAIAGMVAVLCLAGCGEAGRQGDAADAADAAGDAKQLNVYNWSDYIAEGSVPGFERHSGVHVTYDVFDSNEVLEAKLLAGGSGYDVVVPSLSFLGRQIQAGVFLPLDKSKIPNLANLDPAMMQRIAQQDPGNTYAVPYLWGTTGIGYNVDKIQAAFGTTDVADSWDLVFKPENLAKLKDCGVTFLDTASEIVPTVLHYLGEDPNSTDPKVIEKAAAKLKEIRPYIQNFHSSQYIDALAKGSTCLVVGWSGDILQARDRAEEAKNGVHIAYSIPKEGALQFFDMLAIPKDAKHPENAYQFINYLLTPEVAAANTNFVSYPNAVPKSLPLIDAAISGDRTIYPPAEVQAKLFALAVMPPEVDRQYTRLWTELKTGR, encoded by the coding sequence ATGAAGCGGCGAGCGATAGCGGGGATGGTGGCGGTGCTGTGCCTGGCCGGTTGCGGCGAAGCGGGCCGGCAGGGCGACGCGGCGGATGCGGCGGATGCGGCCGGCGATGCGAAGCAGCTGAACGTCTACAACTGGTCGGACTACATCGCCGAGGGCAGCGTGCCCGGCTTCGAGCGGCACAGCGGCGTCCACGTCACCTACGACGTGTTCGACAGCAACGAAGTGCTGGAGGCCAAGCTGCTGGCCGGCGGCAGCGGCTACGACGTGGTGGTGCCGTCGTTGAGTTTCCTCGGCCGGCAGATCCAGGCCGGCGTGTTCCTGCCGCTGGACAAGAGCAAGATCCCGAACCTGGCCAATCTGGACCCGGCGATGATGCAGCGCATCGCCCAGCAGGACCCGGGCAACACCTACGCGGTGCCGTACCTGTGGGGCACCACCGGCATCGGCTACAACGTCGACAAGATCCAGGCCGCATTCGGCACGACCGATGTGGCCGACAGCTGGGACCTGGTGTTCAAGCCGGAGAACCTGGCCAAGCTCAAGGACTGCGGAGTGACCTTCCTCGACACCGCCTCGGAGATCGTGCCGACGGTGCTGCACTACCTGGGCGAGGACCCGAACAGCACCGATCCGAAGGTGATCGAGAAGGCCGCGGCCAAGCTCAAGGAAATCCGCCCCTACATCCAGAACTTCCATTCCTCGCAGTACATCGACGCGCTGGCCAAGGGCAGCACCTGCCTGGTGGTGGGCTGGTCCGGCGACATCCTGCAGGCGCGCGACCGCGCCGAGGAGGCCAAGAACGGCGTGCACATCGCCTATTCGATTCCGAAGGAAGGCGCGCTGCAGTTCTTCGACATGCTGGCCATCCCTAAGGACGCCAAGCATCCGGAGAACGCCTACCAGTTCATCAACTACCTGCTGACCCCGGAAGTGGCCGCGGCCAACACCAACTTCGTCAGCTATCCGAATGCGGTGCCCAAGTCGCTGCCGCTGATCGATGCGGCCATCAGTGGCGACCGCACGATCTATCCGCCTGCGGAGGTGCAGGCCAAGCTGTTCGCACTAGCGGTGATGCCGCCGGAAGTGGACCGCCAGTACACGCGGCTGTGGACGGAGCTGAAGACGGGGCGCTGA
- a CDS encoding polyamine ABC transporter substrate-binding protein produces the protein MKLRLLTLSLSAALLASCGGSGGGEGGKPAAGEDQVLNVYNYSDYIAENTIPEFEKASGVKVTYDVFDSDEMVETKLLAGGSGYDVVVPTLNFFGRQIQAGVFLPLDKSKIPNLANLDPEIMQRIAQQDPGNKYGVPYMVGTTGIGYNVDKVKAAFGSTDIANSWDLVFKPENIAKLKDCGVTILDTPSDLIPIALHYQGEDPHSTDTAKIEKAAALIKSIRPYVQNFHSSQYVTSLANGSTCLAVGWSGDIIQARDRAEEAKNGVHVAYSIPKEGAPQWFDMLAIPKDAKHPENAYKFINYLLTPEVAAANSDFIHYANPVPKATPLVDAAIRNDPTIYPPPEVAAKMFTYAINPPEVDKLYTRLWTEIKTGR, from the coding sequence ATGAAGCTGCGACTGCTCACTCTTTCCCTTTCTGCGGCGCTGCTCGCCTCCTGTGGCGGTTCCGGCGGCGGGGAGGGCGGCAAGCCCGCGGCGGGCGAAGACCAGGTGCTCAACGTCTACAACTACTCGGACTACATCGCCGAGAACACCATCCCCGAGTTCGAGAAGGCCAGCGGGGTCAAGGTCACCTACGACGTGTTCGACAGCGACGAGATGGTCGAGACCAAGCTACTGGCCGGCGGCAGCGGCTACGACGTGGTGGTGCCGACGCTGAACTTCTTCGGCCGGCAGATCCAGGCCGGCGTGTTCCTGCCGCTGGACAAGAGCAAGATCCCGAACCTGGCCAACCTGGACCCGGAAATCATGCAGCGCATCGCGCAGCAGGATCCCGGCAACAAGTACGGCGTGCCGTACATGGTCGGCACCACCGGCATCGGCTACAACGTGGACAAGGTCAAGGCCGCGTTCGGCAGCACCGACATCGCCAACAGCTGGGACCTGGTGTTCAAGCCGGAGAACATCGCCAAGCTCAAGGACTGCGGCGTCACCATCCTCGACACGCCGTCGGACCTGATCCCGATCGCGCTGCACTACCAGGGCGAGGATCCGCACAGCACCGACACCGCCAAGATCGAGAAGGCCGCGGCGCTGATCAAGAGCATCCGCCCGTACGTGCAGAACTTCCACTCCTCGCAATACGTGACCTCGCTGGCCAACGGCAGCACCTGCCTGGCGGTGGGCTGGTCGGGCGACATCATCCAGGCGCGCGACCGCGCCGAGGAAGCCAAGAACGGCGTGCACGTGGCCTATTCGATTCCCAAGGAAGGCGCGCCGCAGTGGTTCGACATGCTGGCGATCCCGAAGGATGCCAAGCATCCGGAGAACGCCTACAAGTTCATCAACTACCTGTTGACCCCCGAGGTGGCCGCGGCCAACAGCGACTTCATCCACTACGCCAACCCGGTGCCGAAGGCGACGCCGCTGGTGGATGCGGCGATCCGCAACGACCCGACCATCTATCCGCCGCCGGAGGTGGCGGCGAAGATGTTCACCTACGCGATCAACCCGCCGGAGGTGGACAAGCTGTACACCCGCCTGTGGACGGAGATCAAGACCGGCCGCTGA
- a CDS encoding aspartate aminotransferase family protein has product MDRIDTRALQDLDAAHHLHPFNDNAALAQKGTRILTRGDGAYVWDADGNKLLDAFAGLWCVNVGYGRKELGQAAARQMEQLAYYNSFFQCTTEPTIRLAAKLAELTPGDLDHAFFTNSGSEANDTILRLVRHFWAVQDQPQKSIFIGRHDGYHGTTMAGASLGGMKGMHRQGGLPIPDIHHIDPPYPFGDGGDLDPEEYGLLAARRLEDKILELGPQRVAAFIGEPIMGAIGVYIPPRSYWPEIERICRRYDVLLVADEVICGFGRTGEWFGAQHFGFQPDVMTIAKGITSGYIPLGAAMFGKRVATVLKEQGGELAHGCTYSGHPVCAAVALENLRLLQDEGIVARARDEIAPYLAQRWAELGEHRLVGEARIVGMIGALELVPDKPRRHYFPDRGKVGALCRDHALRRGLILRATNDAMLLSPPLILSRAQVDELFDKAWLALEDTAQALGK; this is encoded by the coding sequence ATGGATCGGATAGACACGCGGGCCCTGCAGGACCTGGATGCGGCGCATCACCTGCACCCGTTCAACGACAACGCCGCGTTGGCCCAGAAAGGCACGCGCATCCTCACCCGCGGCGACGGCGCCTACGTCTGGGACGCGGATGGCAACAAGCTGCTCGACGCGTTCGCCGGGCTGTGGTGCGTCAACGTCGGCTACGGACGCAAGGAGTTGGGCCAGGCCGCCGCGCGGCAGATGGAACAGCTGGCGTACTACAACAGCTTCTTCCAGTGCACCACCGAGCCGACCATCCGCCTGGCCGCCAAACTCGCCGAACTCACCCCCGGCGACCTCGACCATGCCTTCTTCACCAACTCCGGCTCCGAGGCCAACGACACCATCCTGCGCCTGGTAAGGCACTTCTGGGCCGTGCAGGACCAGCCGCAGAAGAGCATCTTCATCGGCCGCCACGACGGCTACCATGGCACCACCATGGCCGGCGCCAGTCTCGGCGGCATGAAGGGCATGCACCGCCAGGGCGGGCTGCCCATTCCCGACATCCACCATATCGACCCGCCGTACCCATTCGGCGACGGCGGCGATCTGGATCCGGAGGAATACGGCCTGCTGGCCGCGCGCCGGCTCGAGGACAAGATCCTGGAGCTGGGGCCGCAGCGCGTGGCCGCGTTCATCGGCGAGCCGATCATGGGCGCGATCGGCGTCTACATCCCGCCGCGCAGCTACTGGCCGGAGATCGAGCGCATCTGCCGCCGCTACGACGTGCTGCTGGTCGCCGACGAAGTGATCTGCGGTTTCGGCCGCACCGGCGAATGGTTCGGCGCGCAGCATTTCGGCTTCCAGCCGGACGTGATGACCATCGCCAAGGGCATCACCTCCGGCTACATCCCGCTCGGCGCGGCCATGTTCGGCAAGCGCGTGGCCACGGTGCTGAAGGAGCAGGGCGGCGAACTGGCGCACGGTTGCACCTATTCGGGGCATCCGGTGTGCGCGGCGGTGGCGCTGGAGAACCTGCGCCTGCTGCAGGACGAGGGCATCGTCGCCCGCGCGCGCGACGAGATCGCGCCTTACCTGGCGCAGCGCTGGGCCGAGCTGGGCGAGCACCGGCTGGTGGGCGAGGCGCGCATCGTCGGCATGATCGGCGCGCTCGAGCTGGTCCCGGACAAGCCGCGCCGGCACTATTTTCCCGACCGCGGCAAGGTCGGCGCGCTGTGCCGCGACCACGCGCTACGCCGCGGCCTGATCCTGCGCGCGACCAACGATGCGATGCTGCTGTCGCCGCCGCTGATCCTCAGCCGCGCCCAGGTCGACGAACTGTTCGACAAGGCCTGGCTGGCGCTGGAGGACACCGCGCAGGCGCTGGGCAAATAG
- a CDS encoding glutamine synthetase family protein, with protein sequence MASRSRSRKNTPEQQESSLRRWLKDRHITEVECLVPDITGNARGKIIPAAKFSHDYGTRLPEGIFATTVTGEYPDDYYDLTSPSDSDMQLRPDPDTVRMVPWATDPTAQVIHDCYTKDGQPHDLAPRNVLRGVLQAYAAIGFKPVVAPELEFFLVQKNTDPDFPLLPPAGRSGRPETARQSYSIDAVNEFDPILDLMYDYCDAMELDVDTLIHESGAAQLEVNFTHSDALSRADQVFLFKRTMREAAMRHGVYATFLAKPMENEPGSAMHIHQSLVDKNGKNVFSGRRAGEYSRTFAHYLAGLQKYVPMAMALLAPNVNSYRRLMFGEVSPSNVLWGFDNRTCGLRVPIDTIENMRVESRFAGSDANPYLAMAATLACGLLGIREKLEPTEPISGNGKEMGYQLPRSLGEALDELERCVPLQEMLGPRFVRAYISVKRKEYETFFRVISSWEREFLLLNV encoded by the coding sequence ATGGCCAGCCGATCGCGTTCCCGCAAGAACACCCCCGAACAGCAGGAAAGCTCGCTGCGCCGCTGGCTGAAGGACCGCCACATCACCGAGGTCGAGTGCCTGGTGCCGGACATCACCGGCAACGCGCGCGGCAAGATCATTCCCGCGGCCAAGTTCTCGCACGACTACGGCACGCGCCTGCCCGAAGGCATCTTCGCCACCACCGTCACCGGCGAGTATCCGGACGACTACTACGACCTGACCTCGCCGTCGGACTCGGACATGCAGCTGCGCCCGGATCCGGACACGGTGCGGATGGTGCCGTGGGCCACCGACCCCACCGCGCAGGTGATCCACGACTGCTATACCAAGGACGGCCAACCGCACGACCTGGCGCCGCGCAACGTACTGCGCGGCGTGCTGCAGGCCTACGCGGCGATCGGTTTCAAGCCGGTGGTGGCGCCGGAGCTGGAATTCTTCCTGGTGCAGAAGAACACCGACCCGGATTTCCCGCTGCTGCCGCCGGCCGGCCGCTCGGGACGGCCGGAGACGGCGCGGCAGTCGTACTCGATCGACGCGGTCAACGAATTCGACCCGATCCTGGACCTGATGTACGACTACTGCGACGCGATGGAACTGGACGTGGACACCTTGATCCACGAATCCGGCGCGGCGCAGCTGGAGGTCAACTTCACCCATTCCGACGCGCTGTCGCGCGCCGACCAGGTGTTCCTGTTCAAGCGCACGATGCGCGAGGCGGCGATGCGCCACGGCGTCTACGCCACGTTCCTGGCCAAGCCGATGGAGAACGAGCCGGGCAGTGCGATGCACATCCACCAGAGCCTGGTCGACAAGAACGGCAAGAACGTGTTCAGCGGCCGCCGCGCCGGCGAGTACAGCCGCACCTTCGCGCACTACCTGGCCGGGCTGCAGAAGTACGTGCCGATGGCGATGGCGCTGCTGGCGCCGAACGTCAACTCCTACCGCCGGTTGATGTTCGGCGAGGTGTCGCCGAGCAACGTGCTGTGGGGCTTCGACAACCGCACCTGCGGACTGCGGGTGCCGATCGACACGATCGAGAACATGCGGGTGGAGAGCCGTTTCGCCGGCTCCGACGCCAATCCGTATCTGGCGATGGCGGCGACGCTGGCCTGCGGGTTGCTGGGCATCCGCGAGAAGCTGGAGCCGACCGAGCCGATCAGCGGCAACGGCAAGGAGATGGGCTATCAGTTGCCGCGTTCGCTGGGCGAGGCGCTGGACGAGCTGGAGCGGTGCGTGCCGCTGCAGGAGATGCTGGGGCCGCGTTTCGTGCGCGCCTACATTTCGGTCAAGCGCAAGGAATACGAGACGTTCTTCCGGGTGATCAGTTCGTGGGAGCGGGAGTTCCTGCTGCTCAACGTGTGA
- a CDS encoding gamma-glutamyl-gamma-aminobutyrate hydrolase family protein: MAVSPLVGLPTDRKLIGQHPFLVAGEKYLRAAVDGAGVTPVLLPSLQPPVASRDWLARLDGLLLTGAISNIEPHHYSDEPSWLGNPHDPARDANTLDLIPQAISLGLPILAICRGFQEVNVALGGTLHQKVHAVAGLSDHREDPQAALELQYAPAHEVALSEGGWLAEIAGSTRARVNSLHGQGVARLGGDLIVEALAPDGLIEAFRGIGPGFLLGVQWHPEWRVLDDPFYLGIFQSFGDACRHYAARRTH; the protein is encoded by the coding sequence ATGGCCGTATCGCCCCTGGTCGGCCTGCCGACCGATCGCAAACTCATCGGCCAGCATCCGTTCCTGGTCGCTGGGGAAAAGTATCTGCGCGCGGCCGTCGACGGCGCCGGGGTCACCCCGGTGCTGCTGCCGTCGCTGCAGCCGCCGGTCGCGTCGCGCGACTGGCTGGCGCGGCTGGACGGCCTGCTGCTGACCGGCGCGATCAGCAACATCGAACCGCACCACTACAGTGACGAACCGAGCTGGCTCGGCAATCCGCACGATCCGGCGCGCGACGCCAACACCCTGGACCTGATCCCGCAGGCGATCTCGCTCGGCCTGCCGATCCTGGCGATCTGCCGCGGCTTCCAGGAAGTCAACGTCGCCCTTGGCGGCACCCTGCACCAGAAAGTGCACGCGGTGGCGGGGCTGTCCGATCATCGCGAAGACCCCCAGGCGGCGCTGGAACTGCAGTACGCGCCGGCGCACGAGGTAGCCCTGAGCGAGGGCGGCTGGCTGGCGGAGATCGCCGGCAGCACGCGTGCGCGGGTCAATTCGCTGCACGGGCAGGGCGTGGCCCGGCTCGGCGGCGACCTGATCGTGGAGGCGCTGGCACCGGACGGGCTGATCGAGGCGTTCCGCGGCATCGGTCCGGGCTTCCTGCTGGGCGTACAGTGGCACCCGGAATGGCGCGTCCTCGACGACCCGTTCTATCTCGGCATCTTCCAATCCTTCGGCGACGCCTGTCGCCACTACGCGGCTCGCCGCACGCACTGA
- a CDS encoding glutamine synthetase family protein, translating into MTRTHDAPHLPPDDAQTLQRIPGCEQIDLLLPDGNGLLRGKRITRDALDKVYRDGVCLPMSLIATDITGNTVEETGLGYDIGDEDRLCFPIPGTLQPVPWAPVPSAQLLLAMQDDAGSPLEFAPREVLARVLARLRARGLTPVIAVELEFYLFDPRADAHGRPQPPLQAQTGLRNDSTQVYYMQELDDQRGFTDAVAQACRAQGIPADTAVAEYAPGQFEINLKHRGDALAACDDAVLLKRAIKAIAQQQELLASFMAKPFAAQSGSGLHLHVSLLDAAGANVFAGTVQAPADALRHAIGGLQRSADDCLLLFAPHANSYRRFVPNAFVPLNDSWGFNNRTVAMRVPHSDPANTRIEHRIAGADANPYLVAAAVLAGIEHGLQHGFDPGPPVQGNAYEQTDIRHPDWRGAIAGFLASDFVADQFGPRFRHVYGQQKRREMLDFHAQVSDLDYRWYLRTV; encoded by the coding sequence ATGACCCGCACGCACGACGCTCCGCACCTGCCCCCGGACGACGCCCAGACCCTGCAGCGCATCCCCGGCTGCGAACAGATCGACCTGCTGCTGCCGGACGGCAACGGCCTGCTGCGCGGCAAGCGCATCACCCGCGACGCGCTGGACAAGGTCTATCGCGACGGGGTGTGCCTGCCGATGTCGCTGATCGCCACCGACATCACCGGCAATACGGTGGAGGAGACCGGCCTGGGCTACGACATCGGCGACGAGGACCGGCTGTGCTTCCCGATCCCCGGCACGCTGCAGCCGGTGCCGTGGGCGCCGGTGCCCTCGGCGCAGCTGCTGCTGGCGATGCAAGACGACGCTGGCAGCCCGCTGGAATTCGCCCCACGCGAAGTGCTGGCGCGGGTGCTGGCGCGGCTGCGCGCGCGCGGGCTGACCCCGGTGATCGCGGTGGAACTGGAGTTCTACCTGTTCGATCCGCGCGCCGACGCGCACGGCCGGCCGCAACCGCCGCTGCAGGCGCAGACCGGGCTGCGCAACGACAGCACCCAGGTCTACTACATGCAGGAACTGGACGACCAGCGCGGCTTCACCGACGCGGTCGCGCAGGCCTGCCGCGCGCAGGGCATCCCCGCCGATACCGCGGTCGCCGAGTACGCGCCCGGCCAGTTCGAGATCAACCTCAAGCACCGCGGCGACGCCCTGGCCGCCTGCGACGACGCGGTGCTGCTGAAGCGCGCGATCAAGGCGATCGCGCAGCAGCAGGAGCTGCTCGCCAGCTTCATGGCCAAGCCGTTCGCGGCGCAGTCCGGCAGCGGCCTGCACCTGCACGTGAGCCTGCTCGACGCGGCCGGCGCCAACGTCTTCGCCGGCACCGTGCAGGCACCGGCCGACGCGCTGCGCCACGCCATCGGCGGCCTGCAGCGCAGCGCCGACGACTGCCTGCTGCTGTTCGCCCCGCACGCCAACAGCTACCGCCGCTTCGTGCCCAATGCGTTCGTGCCGCTCAACGACAGCTGGGGCTTCAACAACCGCACCGTGGCGATGCGCGTGCCGCACAGCGACCCGGCCAACACCCGCATCGAACACCGCATCGCCGGCGCCGACGCCAACCCCTACCTGGTCGCCGCGGCGGTGCTGGCCGGCATCGAACACGGCCTGCAGCACGGTTTCGATCCCGGCCCGCCGGTGCAGGGCAACGCCTACGAACAGACCGACATCCGCCATCCGGACTGGCGCGGCGCGATCGCCGGATTCCTCGCCAGCGACTTCGTCGCCGACCAGTTCGGCCCCCGCTTCCGCCACGTCTACGGCCAGCAGAAGCGGCGCGAAATGCTGGATTTCCATGCGCAGGTGAGCGATCTGGATTATCGGTGGTATTTGCGGACGGTGTGA